In Anopheles bellator chromosome 2, idAnoBellAS_SP24_06.2, whole genome shotgun sequence, the genomic stretch GCTTAGTAGTGACCGATAGAGTGTTCCGTACGGAGCTGGACCCCAGCGTAAGCGCAAGAAACTGGTGTCGCGTGTTTtcgacgaaagtgaaaccggaGGAAGCGTAGCATCGACAGGTAGCAAGCCGCAAGGTGAGAGCGAAAGCCAGAAAGACGCATCATTTCGTGGTgctggaaaacgattttctaTTGGCCAACCGGCCTGCGTCCTGCGGGCTGGGTTTGCTCGGTGATATAATAACGCTTTAATACGGCGCATTTCATAAGCGCAGTTCGTAGACATATTTGTGAAATTAAGGCCCACGAGGCACGGGGCTGCGGCACTAACACGATTCCGCAGCGCCGCCGGCAGGCAGAAACGCAACTTTGTACAATCATCAAGGTAACGTTATGTGCGCCGGGTCAGTGCGTTGTCGCGGTCGCGGCAAAGGTGGACCACTTAACGTTATGTAATTGCCCCGATCGCCACCGTTTTTCGCAGAACACTTGCATGTGGCGCCAAACGCGACCGGGGACGACCGCCACAAAACCGCGACAATAAATCAGGCCAAAACGATCAAAcgcggcggtggtgtggttTGGGAGCAGGTGGCTAGGCGGTGGTGCCATGTTTCGTGATTGCTTGAGATATTGCTAAGGTGAAGCAAACCTGAATGTGGCCACAGAGTAAGAGAGGAAGGTTGATAGAAGGTAAAGACCGAAAGACATGGCCATAGAGAGGGCCTTTGGTTGGCAAAATCGGCAGCATGTCCACCAAGAATATGATGGTGAGATGAGGCATTGCGATCCTTGATCGTTGTCGTTTTCCGTCTTTAGGATGCTCCTCAACTTCTGGAGAAATTATTGTGGCTTTTGAAAGCAATGAGCGAAACAGTAACAATTGAGGttatttaacaaacaattTCTACACCTCACGGAGACGGTTGTGCCGCCGGCACAGGCAACCTCCATCGAATGGCCTCCATGGGTGCGCGATGTGCTCACAGTTTCCGTGAATCAGGTcaacgaaagtgaacgaaaatgTTGGCCAAGTTCATGCCATGGCCATCATTGCCGAGACGCCCCTTACGTGATTTGTGTGTTACGAAGACAGCGATGTTGAATGAAGATAGAAATGCAAagacaatatttttttttaacaatagACAGCGTTGTATAACCAATCGAGAATACGTTTCCAGCCGAGTAAAAAGATACACCGGCGAGGTCTATAAGTATTGGTCAAAGGTCAAAAGGATTTCTGCCTCTAAAGGCTTGAATAAATTAACTCTGTTCTAACTGAATCTACGTACTGATGGCTGGCTGATCTTGCCGCCTCAAGGAAGTATTTGCTGACGTGGATGCCTTGAATCCACAATGGTGTTTACCGAATCACATGCCTTAACCTCTTTCAGCATGCGCACACATGTGCCGAGCTGTAAGTTGATACCCATTAGCCGCCCTTGACGGCAAcggcacgatgatgatgggcttCTCGAATTTTCACATAGACCTGTGGCTGAATTATGAAGTGTTATTTTTTCCGATTAATTGGCGGTCGAGTCGCAGTTTGTAGGTTGTCGATTGTTATTAGCATACAGCGCGTGATGCCCATTTCTGTAAAGATTCCCTTTCTACTGCAAGAGGGCCAGGTCCAAGGTTCCTCTAGTCGGTTGGTCGATAGACTACTAATTAATATGTGCTCCAAAAGAGGGTGGCAACATCAAAGTCTTCCAGTTGTATAGTATTACGATGAATACTACTTTTGATGCTTAGATCGTTTTGGTTATTAAATATGCTTGAAAATGTCTCATCAACCGTTCCGTTTAGTAGAATTTTTACACCCATACTGTACAACGAAATTTCATTATCAAATTCATtatcaaattcaaatcattATCAATCAAAACTGTTTACGATATTTCCTCTATGGCTCAATCAGTACACAAAGACTGAGAACCATCTTCTGGAGAAGGAAAATGCGCCAGTGATGGCCGAAAGGAATGAATGATAATTCGATTGTGTAAAGAAGATGTCAACGCAATTTGACGTAATTCTATGCAGAATGTTTCGTTCATGGGTTGGAAGTGTTCAATTtgtttgtgcgtttttttcgAATCATTGTCGGTATACTAATTCAATATTGGTCATGGAATTATCATTACCAGAGCATCTGTTACTCCATTGGGCAGCTGCCGAGAAACGCTCTGCGGAGGACGTGAAAATATCAAATcaagtttaattgaattttggttCGGTCAGTATTAATCCATTTACTGTCGTAATCTACGAAAAATAACGTGATCAAACAGCACTCCCTCAGGTGTCCATTAGAGGAGCAGTTCTGTCATGATAACTTCGTAATTACACTTCCAATAGCTCTCGCAACCTTGCTTGCTTAGCGAAGAAAACAGCGAGGGTGATTGCGCCGTAAATGGGGCTCAAGATGGACTTCTATCCTTCGAACTTTTCGCATCGACGCGTCCGAACAACGAGTCATTAATGCTATCCGGAGCCGGTCAGCTGTATAATAACGTGGCCAGAATTATGATGAGCGTTGTTTCATAGTTTTATTATGACTCGTTGATAACTCTTTATTACTTTGTGCCACAAATACAGAAGatgattttgattgaaaatggtTTGGTGTAGTGGTTGTTGCTGAAACAATGGGTAACAGAGTTTGAACGGTTTTATAAAGTTTtacaaatcgaagaaaatacttttttttcgtttacttcATGTGGCTAATTTACAATATTTCGAAAAACGTAACGTctcttttttatatttcaaaCAAAGGTATCAGAACAGCGTGGAACCAAGcggaattaattcaaaatgaaaaacctTACGTTGGTCGCCGTTTTGGGAATGATGGTAGTGTTGGCCACTGCCCAAAAGTATACCGACAAGTTCGACAACATCGACGTCGACCGGGTGCTGTCCAATGATCGAATTCTCAACAACTACCTCAAGTGTCTGCTCGACAAAGGACCTTGCACGCAGGAAGGTCGGGAACTGAAGAGTAAGTATAAGACAGTGGACAACGCGATGATGACTCTTAATTTTGAtagaaaaataagaaaaattgTTCGACCGTGTTGTACtttctgatttttgtttgcaattctCATCTACTGGATCATACTTGTTTTGTCTACACTGCTTGAAATACTTGACTGTAATCCATACCTGGAAAATTTCATTAGATAACAGCTTCATTaggaaacgaaagcaaatgaATAGATTAAATCATGGGGAATTGTGAAAAGGACTTCAACAGGTTCCTGGTTCCACaaaaaaactttggccagcGTTAATAACTACCATTCGTtatgtttgcttgttttacAGAGACGCTTCCCGATGCACTGAAGACCAACTGCGAGAAGTGCAGTGAAAAGCAGAGAACCAGCTCCCGTAAGGTTATCGCCCATCTCGAGGATCGCAAACCCCAGGAGTGGAAAAAACTGCTCGACAAGTACGACCCGGAAGGCATCTACAAAAGCAAGTTCGAAAAGCTCAACAAACGATCCTAGGGTGAGCTTGCGGCGAGATAGAGCCCCGTCGTGTTTTTCCGGCCTGGCGAATTTCGTTCATAGCAATAAAAACGGTTAGACCAAACGGCGGACGGCTGAGGACGGGCGGGATTGTACGTATTATGATGAATGTGATAAATCCGCGTGGGTAGTCACTTGTCTGCCAAGCTGGAAAGGAGCATCGAAGATAGACAAACAGAACATAAGATAAAACTTAAGGGacagaaaaggagaaaaaaccaaaaacggaaatcgcaaaaaatacaaaaacggACAGCTAGCCGGCAAATCTCTACGTCCTTCAGTGGCCGACGCATTTATCATAGAAAAGTGGTCGCATTTTTTCATCTCGAACCGATCCAAGTTATACTCAATTCCAATCAATGAGCTACATTTTCGAGGCAACACGAAGCAGGCAAATGAACCATAATGATATGccataatttatttgattttctacatcagaattgaaaataaaattgttttataaccaatgATAAGACGCACTTTTCAAGAATTTGGCATCAAATCCCCTTACAAGGTAAGGCACaggctgatgatgaaattCAATTCAGCAAACCCCAAAAATTGAATGAGAGACTGTTTCTATCTCCAACTTTGCCAGTGGCATTGTAATGAATTAAAAGGAAGTTTAAAACAGTGCGTTTGGCCTCTTCGTTGGAGTAAATTTGCATGGAGTTGGAGTGTTGTGAAGCTGCTGGTTAGACAGCAACATCATTAAATGACGGAGAAGTTTGTGATCATAGAAATTAAAGTTTTCAGAGTGCTCTCATTACCGCCGCAAACTTTTCTATCGTTCATTCTTCGTATTTGCAATAAGCTTTCCATCTGATGCCGGATTCTGATACAGCTTCTCATAATGAGATCCGCAGAAAGTTGAAACATTGGCCAGTTTAAGAAAACGATTTTAATCATATTTGCTTCAAGAGTGATTGACTGATCGACTGATCGTGTTGTGAAAGCTTTCAAGACAACTGAGCTATAAAACGCTCAAAAGCTCCCTCACTTGCAAAAGCTCACAGATGATCGTATGAAAGCTCACAGGCTGTGAGTGAGTGGTTTGCTGAGTGTCTGGTCCGGTCACCCGCCATCCAATCGCGGCGCCGGCGGATTTCGCAGGCATATTATAAAAAGGTTCTGCTCAACCGACCGGTCAGTGTTTGCTTTCCTAGGTTGGCAGCTGCTCGTAGTGAACAGCTTTCGCCAGTGCGCCAGTGTTTGGTAGGTTCGAGTGGAAGgacatcgttcaaaaaggcGTCATGTGGTGGAAAAAGTTAGGTGTTGCtgtcctgctggtggtggccagcagtCAGTTCGTGCAGTCGCAGCAAGCGAAGGTTCTCTGCTATTATGATGCGGCTAACTTCCTGATCGAAGGTAAGTCACGGCCAGGGCCATGATAACGTTCGAGAGACGTTGATCTGCCGGTTGATGGAAGCGGGCCTCCTGAAGGTGATGTCATCTGACCTAGACCGATTTATCGGTTGACTGGCGCGAATGCGAATGGTTGTGGCTCGAATTGGTAATTTCGTTTCCCACCCGAGCACtcaattgtttcgttttcgtttcaaccGAACGACTGAAGGTGCTTTGGGTGAGTTAGGTCGAAAATGAGGCGGTGTTGCCGGTTAGCTGACTAATCTTTCCCTAAACGACCGGGGCTGTAGCCGATTAAAGGCGATTTGTTTGATACCCGCCGATGAGAATTTGCCAACACTTGATAAGAAAATGGCTGAGAATGAGGAAGTTGCATTCGCTGGAAGAAATCCAAGGTGGTTCATTTTCAATAGAGACTAATTAAAGTGCAtctatttttatgtaaatcGTGTCGCCTGCCGGCATCGGACGTTTGACGACATAATAGCTGCACTTATTTTATTACGAAACGTTTTGCGTAGCAAATGGTGAACGGGTAGTGAAAAGTTTCTAACGCATACAGTTCTACCTTTAAACCTAAACTTATAATTACAGGCTCATTATTCTCACTTGAACATTTTGCATTGCCATCGAACCGGAAAGGAACATTCAAGAACATTGTGGCGTCTTTGCTCGAAAGATGGGTTGTGCCACAAAATGTGCTATGTTAATTAACACCTTCGACTTCGTACTGTGTTGTGGAGGTCTCGTTACTCTGTGGGACAGCATTTCAAAAGcaatacaaacaaaacatttcacGGTTGACTTATTTTGTGGACTCGCACACGATTACGTAAGCGGATTAGTAATCCCAATTGATTGCGGCGATCGCAGCGAACAAGAAAAGGGAggatggcaaacattttgctAATATTGTGTATTATGACTCCCGTTATCGTTTGCAAATGTTTGGTAATATTGGTGAAACCGAGATGTGTCGAACCAACGAGAAGGCCCCAAACGAGAGTCCACTTTCACCTCACAATTATCACTTCAGCCACCAGATGCCCGATAACCTTGGTCGAGTTTGGCTAGTTTCGACCAGCTGCCCCCAAGGTTCAGAAGGTTCCGGAGATAAGCCGATTATGCGCTTCTGTGTTGGAGAATGCAAAGCAGATGAAAAGATTTGTTTGTTGCAAGCGTAACGAAAGGGCGATGAAtacattgtttcgtttctattCTAACTCCCCAAGGGTTGGGAAAAGTACCTCTTGCCGACATCGACACCGCTCTCCCGTTCTGCACCCATCTGGTGTACGGTTACGCTGCGATCGACgtggaaacaaacaaagcggTCAGCCGTCAGCCAAATCTGGACCTGGACACGGGCAAGGGCAATTATCGCGCGGTGACACAGCTGAAGACCAAGTACCCATCGCTGAAGGTGTTACTCGGACTCGGTGGATACAAGTTTTCGGAGCCATCTATCAAGTACTTAACCCTGCTGGAGTCTGGTGCGGCCCGGATCACCTTCATCAACTCGGTGTACTCGCTGCTGAAGACGTACGGCTTCGATGGAGTCGATCTCGCTTGGCAGTTCCCGCTCAACAAACCGAAGAAGGTCCGTGGTAAGTTTGGCAGTGCGTGGCACGGCTTCAAGAAGGTCTTCTCGGGCGACAGCGTGCTGGACGAGAAGGCGGACGAGCACCGCGAAGAGTTTACGGCCTTGTTGCGCGAGCTGAAGAACGCCTTCCGCGCCGACGGGTATCAGTTGGGCATCACGGTCTTGCCACACGTCAACTCGTCGATCTTCATCGATATACCGGCGGTGATCAATTATCTTGAATTTGTGAACATTGCTGCGTACGATCAGCAGACGCCCACCCGTAATCCGAAGGAGGCCGACTTCACTGCCCCTCTGTACGAGCTGACCGACCGCGTTTTTGGCAACAACGTTGATGGATTGGTGCGCCATTGGTGAGTATTTGGTTTTAGATGCCACTCGTAGAACCTGTGTGCGatgatcgatgttttctggtcCCACTAGGCTCAATTATAACGCGCCTGCCTCGAAGCTAATCGTTTCGATCCCAACGTTCGGCCATGGCTGGAAGATGACGGAAGATTCTGGAATCACGGGAGTACCTCCGCTAGTGGCCGACGGTCCATCCAGCCCCGGCAAGCAGCTACAAAGCGAGGGTTTCTACAGCTGGTCGGAGGTGTGCGCGATGCTGCCGAATCCGGGGAATACCGCCCTGAAAGGAGCGGACGCTCCGCTGCGTAAGGTTGGCGATCCGAcgaaacggttcggttcgtacGCCTTCCGGCTGCCGGATAAGGATGGGGAGCACGGCATGTGGGTTTCGTACGA encodes the following:
- the LOC131211684 gene encoding ejaculatory bulb-specific protein 3-like, encoding MKNLTLVAVLGMMVVLATAQKYTDKFDNIDVDRVLSNDRILNNYLKCLLDKGPCTQEGRELKKTLPDALKTNCEKCSEKQRTSSRKVIAHLEDRKPQEWKKLLDKYDPEGIYKSKFEKLNKRS
- the LOC131211683 gene encoding chitinase-like protein Idgf4, producing MWWKKLGVAVLLVVASSQFVQSQQAKVLCYYDAANFLIEGLGKVPLADIDTALPFCTHLVYGYAAIDVETNKAVSRQPNLDLDTGKGNYRAVTQLKTKYPSLKVLLGLGGYKFSEPSIKYLTLLESGAARITFINSVYSLLKTYGFDGVDLAWQFPLNKPKKVRGKFGSAWHGFKKVFSGDSVLDEKADEHREEFTALLRELKNAFRADGYQLGITVLPHVNSSIFIDIPAVINYLEFVNIAAYDQQTPTRNPKEADFTAPLYELTDRVFGNNVDGLVRHWLNYNAPASKLIVSIPTFGHGWKMTEDSGITGVPPLVADGPSSPGKQLQSEGFYSWSEVCAMLPNPGNTALKGADAPLRKVGDPTKRFGSYAFRLPDKDGEHGMWVSYEDPDTAANKAGYVKTKGLGGIAINDLAYDDVRGSCAGEKFPILRAAKYRL